The following are from one region of the Anaeropeptidivorans aminofermentans genome:
- a CDS encoding LytR/AlgR family response regulator transcription factor, which yields MKIAICDDQERESQEVERWIKTLIPDSKSYEIFKYFSGEALLEALLTEYFDIIFLDIEMQGINGLETARKIRKDHKRVIIVFLTNYKEFSIDGYEVGAFRYLIKGQHESFYIQKLRDILKEYNSKYKTLDIYTRDMFKKVYVDEISFFEVYRKKVTLHTVDQKQYEYNKPLCDIEKELIGDQFKKPHKSYLVNLTAIDKITKDGLLMKSGEMVPVSRNFKKEISDAYLNYIME from the coding sequence TTGAAAATAGCTATTTGCGACGATCAGGAAAGAGAATCTCAGGAAGTTGAAAGATGGATAAAAACCCTTATCCCAGATAGTAAAAGCTATGAAATATTCAAATATTTCAGCGGTGAGGCTCTGTTGGAGGCGCTTCTTACAGAATATTTTGATATTATATTTCTTGATATTGAAATGCAGGGGATTAACGGGCTTGAGACAGCCAGAAAAATCCGTAAGGACCATAAAAGGGTAATCATCGTATTTTTGACTAACTATAAGGAGTTTTCCATCGACGGTTATGAAGTCGGGGCTTTTAGATATTTGATTAAGGGGCAGCATGAAAGCTTTTATATTCAAAAATTAAGGGATATTTTAAAAGAGTATAATTCTAAATATAAAACCCTAGATATTTATACAAGGGATATGTTTAAGAAGGTATACGTTGATGAAATATCGTTTTTTGAAGTTTATCGGAAAAAGGTTACTTTACATACGGTTGACCAGAAGCAGTACGAGTATAACAAGCCTTTATGCGATATAGAAAAGGAGCTTATAGGAGATCAGTTTAAAAAGCCTCACAAAAGCTATTTGGTTAATTTAACGGCAATAGACAAAATAACTAAAGATGGATTATTAATGAAATCTGGGGAAATGGTGCCAGTAAGCAGAAATTTTAAAAAAGAGATTTCTGATGCATATTTAAACTATATTATGGAGTGA
- a CDS encoding sensor histidine kinase encodes MNWYLVEAVNVCFEFMIVFIYFSGLLPYKGLKRSIIALIYTLGGIILFTTGLFTSDQLILITVTFTVLVIIANTIYRVKFAKSIFYSALFVVLIFIAEIIFISLMTIANIGLPKDILTQGTSRIIGMIGTKIIYFWFVVYNNRLVKKKDKEIPGSYWLLIILMPVLSSLILYVTLYSLLNSQSHQGIMLYVFCVAGLLYINWAVFDLIESYSNKLRLSIMEQILAHEERNYKLLQESYNQLRELKHDIRNQINVIADLININQKDMAEESLHALENELRTNEAVYYTGEAIIDSLINIKAQYAKELGINFDAHIFIKAIYLNKIELARLLGNALDNSIEACERSRKENSEIFVRINEIENKLAIMIKNTSDYVDVNNMVTKKSNPLAHGIGMKSIEASVDRIGGIMNYNYNDGMFVLSVLLDNSKNE; translated from the coding sequence ATGAACTGGTATTTAGTGGAGGCAGTAAACGTTTGCTTTGAATTTATGATAGTATTTATTTACTTTTCCGGATTGCTGCCCTATAAGGGCCTAAAGAGAAGCATAATAGCCCTGATATATACTTTGGGCGGCATTATACTTTTCACTACCGGTCTTTTCACATCGGACCAGCTTATACTGATTACGGTGACATTTACTGTGCTGGTCATTATAGCGAATACTATATATAGGGTTAAATTCGCCAAAAGCATTTTTTATTCAGCTTTGTTTGTAGTGCTTATTTTTATTGCTGAAATAATATTTATAAGCCTTATGACCATAGCAAATATCGGCCTTCCCAAGGATATACTGACCCAAGGCACAAGCCGTATAATAGGAATGATAGGAACAAAAATAATATATTTCTGGTTTGTAGTTTATAATAACAGGCTCGTTAAGAAAAAGGATAAGGAGATTCCCGGCAGCTATTGGCTTTTGATTATATTGATGCCAGTGCTAAGTTCACTTATTTTATATGTCACTCTTTATTCTCTTCTCAATTCCCAAAGCCATCAGGGGATTATGCTTTATGTGTTTTGCGTGGCAGGGCTTTTATACATAAACTGGGCGGTGTTCGATTTAATCGAATCTTATTCCAATAAGCTTCGGCTTTCCATAATGGAGCAGATACTTGCCCATGAAGAAAGAAATTACAAATTGCTTCAAGAATCCTATAATCAGCTTAGGGAGCTTAAGCATGACATAAGAAATCAAATCAATGTAATCGCCGATTTAATCAATATAAACCAAAAGGATATGGCGGAAGAGTCTCTTCATGCCTTGGAAAACGAGCTTAGGACAAATGAAGCCGTATACTATACGGGAGAGGCTATTATAGACTCTTTGATTAATATTAAAGCTCAATATGCAAAAGAGCTGGGGATTAATTTTGACGCCCATATTTTTATAAAGGCTATTTATCTTAATAAAATAGAGCTTGCCCGTCTTTTGGGAAATGCGCTGGATAACAGCATAGAGGCCTGTGAAAGAAGCCGGAAGGAAAACAGTGAAATTTTTGTAAGGATAAACGAAATAGAAAATAAGCTTGCCATAATGATTAAAAACACTTCCGATTACGTCGATGTAAATAATATGGTGACGAAAAAAAGCAATCCTCTTGCCCACGGCATTGGCATGAAAAGCATAGAAGCTTCTGTTGATAGAATCGGCGGAATAATGAATTATAATTACAATGACGGGATGTTTGTTCTGAGCGTATTGCTTGATAATTCTAAAAACGAATAA